The following are from one region of the Nicotiana tabacum cultivar K326 chromosome 3, ASM71507v2, whole genome shotgun sequence genome:
- the LOC107782234 gene encoding putative B3 domain-containing protein At5g58280, whose protein sequence is MANENGTTSYEEVRRQRVLDNKKRFEDLGILSISKNLSDLAKSEKKSDKKYEVTRVRQKANDVYMLEPRRSGRARNPVPSYRDDIDMELPSFRNRSRLSSSWASYLARPLEEVKMASCQARAQAIKSAEKLQSNLQSANPSFIKSMVRSHVYSCFWLGLPTRFCEDHLPKSTVNVLLVDEEGSEYEALFIGKRTGLSGGWRAFALDHKLDDGDALVFELVEATKFKVYIVRTSYCSSREDKSGAEKGENEAEETSKSVTKKRKKSSKQSEVPTVAKEEISVAASATRRSTRRK, encoded by the exons ATGGCAAATGAAAATGGCACAACTAGTTACGAGGAGGTCCGAAGGCAAAGGGTTCTGGACAATAAGAAACGATTTGAG GATCTGGGTATTTTGAGTATATCTAAAAACCTTTCTGATCTTGCAAAGTCTGAGAAGAAGTCCGACAAGAAATACGAG GTAACCCGAGTTAGACAAAAAGCAAACGATGTTTACATGTTGGAGCCAAGAAGGTCTGGACGGGCTAGAAATCCTGTTCCATCATACCGCGATGAT ATTGATATGGAACTTCCATCTTTTCGGAACAGATCAAGATTGAGTTCCTCATGGGCAAG TTATCTAGCAAGACCATTGGAAGAAGTAAAAATGGCTTCATGTCAAGCGAGAGCGCAAGCTATCAAAAGTGCAGAAAAGCTCCAGAGCAATCTACAGTCTGCAAATCCATCTTTTATCAAGTCTATGGTCCGATCTCACGTCTACAGTTGTTTCTGGCTG GGACTTCCTACTAGATTTTGTGAAGACCATCTTCCCAAATCCACCGTAAATGTTCTGTTAGTGGATGAGGAAGGTTCAGAGTATGAAGCTCTCTTCATTGGCAAAAGAACTGGACTAAGCGGAGGATGGAGAGCGTTTGCGCTAGATCATAAGCTGGATGATGGGGATGCTCTAGTATTTGAATTGGTTGAGGCAACAAAATTCAAG GTGTACATAGTTCGAACATCCTATTGTTCAAGTAGAGAGGATAAATCTGGTGCAGAAAAAGGAGAGAATGAAGCTGAAGAAACATCAAAGAGTGtgacaaagaaaaggaagaaaagtagCAAGCAATCAGAAGTTCCAACGGTAGCTAAAGAAGAGATTTCTGTGGCGGCTTCAGCCACGAGACGCAGTACTAGAAGAAAGTAA
- the LOC107782233 gene encoding large ribosomal subunit protein uL16, producing MGRRPARCYRQIKNKPYPKSRFCRGVPDPKIRIYDVGMKKKGVDEFPFCVHLVSWEKENVSSEALEAARIACNKYMTKSAGKDAFHLRVRVHPFHVLRINKMLSCAGADRLQTGMRGAFGKPQGVCARVAIGQVLLSVRCKDGNANHAQEALRRAKFKFPGRQKIIVSRKWGFTKFSRTDYLKYKSENRIIPDGVNAKLLGCHGRLAARQPGRAFLEAVGN from the exons ATGGGGAGAA GACCTGCAAGATGTTATCGCCAGATTAAGAACAAGCCTTACCCAAAATCACGGTTTTGCCGTGGTGTGCCAGATCCAAAGATCAGAATCTATGATGTGGGTATGAAGAAAAAGGGAGTTGATGAATTTCCTTTCTGTGTGCACTTGGTCAGTTGGGAGAAGGAGAATGTTTCAAGTGAGGCACTTGAAGCTGCTCGTATTGCGTGCAACAAGTACATGACCAAGTCCGCTGGAAAGGATGCTTTCCACCTCAGGGTTAGGGTCCATCCCTTCCATGTTTTGCGAATTAACAAGATGTTGTCATGTGCTGGGGCTGATAGGCTCCAAACTGGTATGAGGGGAGCTTTTGGTAAGCCACAGGGAGTCTGTGCTCGTGTTGCTATTGGTCAGGTTCTTCTCTCTGTTCGCTGCAAGGATGGTAATGCTAACCATGCTCAAGAGGCTCTGCGCCGTGCTAAGTTTAAGTTCCCTGGCCGACAAAAGATCATCGTCAGCAGGAAGTG GGGGTTCACTAAGTTCAGCCGTACTGATTATCTGAAATACAAGTCAGAGAATCGTATTATTCCAGATGGTGTCAATGCCAAG CTTCTTGGTTGCCATGGTCGACTTGCTGCACGTCAACCTGGAAGAGCTTTTTTGGAAGCAGTAGGGAATTGA